The DNA region TGGGGCCGGCGAAGCTCAGGCTGAAGCGGAGCGCGTCGTACAGCACCAGCGGCAGCAGCACCATCGCCGCGATCAGCGACGGCCCAAACGCCAGCATCGCCCGGTTGATCACCAGCGGCCAGCCGGCCTCTCGGCTCGATAGCGCGGCCTGCACGCCGGCCAGCAGCATCATGGCCGCCACACAAACGCACCAATACGTCACCACACGGCACAGCAGCGCCCCCTGCAGCTTCCGGTCTACCAACAACCGGGCGCGGAACTTTCGGTTCTTTTTCATGGCTCTCTCTTGCAACGTTTGGCAACAACCATTCCGCTCACCGCCACCGATCGGAGCGGCCTATTCCACCGTCTCACGCCTCATCACAGATTCTGCACGCAGCACGTGGCCGCCAATGAAGCGTGGGGTCGGCAGCCAGCTCACTTCGGCAAAGGGGATCGACACGCTCACGGACACCGACTCGCCGTACTTCGCCGAATCGGGGGGGTCGGGCGTAACCCCGACGGTCGCCGAGTTGACCCCCGCAGAAACCAGGTAGTCGGCGACCCGCTGGGTAACCTTGTTCTTGGTGGCGCCGTCGAGCACCGCGATGCGGGCGCCCTCACGGGCGGCGTTGGTGATCACCTGCTGCACCATCGCCATGCGGCCGAACTCGATCATCCCTAAGATGACGAGGAAGAAGACCGGCGCTACGATGGCGAACTCGGTGACCGCGGCGCCGCGGCGGCGGTCGGTCCGCCGGCCTGGGCGCCCGGCGCCGATGGTGAGATTGGTGTGCATTTCGCTGCGATCGATGGAGAGGATTCCAGGTTCTCCGAAGCCTAGCTCACGAAATACATCGATCCGCAAACGGGGCGGGCCCACCGCATGCGGCCCTTGCAATCGTCCCGGCATCGCGGGCCGAACAGGAACTTACCCAACGGCTGGATCGTCTGTACCGATTGCAAGGCCGCCGTCGGAGGCGGCATCCGGCCCGGATATTGTTGAACCCTTTGCTCCCCCCACAGCACTCCACTTCCATGCCCGTCGCCATCCAGCCGCCGGCCGTGACCGTCCAGCCCGCCACGACCCTGACCGAACTCGTCTGCCAGCACCAGGCGGGGCTGTGGCGGTACCTGCGCTACCTTGGGGCGGCGGCCGCGGAGTCCGAAGACTTGGTGCAGGAGACCTTCCTGA from Pirellulimonas nuda includes:
- a CDS encoding TadE family protein, with the protein product MHTNLTIGAGRPGRRTDRRRGAAVTEFAIVAPVFFLVILGMIEFGRMAMVQQVITNAAREGARIAVLDGATKNKVTQRVADYLVSAGVNSATVGVTPDPPDSAKYGESVSVSVSIPFAEVSWLPTPRFIGGHVLRAESVMRRETVE